A section of the Phycodurus eques isolate BA_2022a chromosome 4, UOR_Pequ_1.1, whole genome shotgun sequence genome encodes:
- the LOC133401564 gene encoding LOW QUALITY PROTEIN: SH3 domain-binding protein 5-like (The sequence of the model RefSeq protein was modified relative to this genomic sequence to represent the inferred CDS: deleted 1 base in 1 codon) — protein sequence MDYEDEEVDPRIQGELERLNQSSGDINRCETAMEDARQKFRSVLVEATVKLDELLSKIGKPVDESKPYWEARRLARQAQLEAEKATQNFQRSSEVLRAAKETISLAEQRILDEDRRQFDSAWQEMLNHATQQVMEAELEKARSEVAHKETADNHTAANARLKQLEKKLKRTINKSKPYFEMKAKFYLQLENLKKTVDERQAELSQAKAAYKAALGNLEAISDEIHERRRSSVMGPRGRGVGAEGDGLGGAGDQSSDGISVMSVCFDDDACGVGSVASEEDSETRSTCSLGSSPSSPQEFRSPCSFATSSSSYRASSSSACPSPTPSSSSSSSSPPSRPCSLDLPGSVSLSDFGLISPVLGPRSDCSGASSPECDLERGERAEGAEVTLDNGPAAISNNQNNNGRVTAATKRGFNLEARFSFLNLRRQRSDANNTDNFSQKAVVVKGL from the exons ATGGACTACGAGGACGAAGAAGTCGACCCCCGCATCCAG GGCGAGCTGGAGAGACTCAACCAGTCGTCAGGCGACATCAACCGATGCGAGACGGCCATGGAG GACGCCAGGCAGAAGTTCCGCTCGGTCCTGGTGGAGGCCACCGTTAAGCTGGACGAGCTGCTCAGCAAGATCGGGAAGCCCGTGGACGAGTCCAAGCCGTACTGGGAGGCTCGGCGTCTGGCCCGGCAG GCCCAGCTGGAGGCCGAGAAGGCCACGCAGAACTTCCAGAGATCCTCCGAGGTCCTGCGCGCCGCCAAGGAGACCATCTCGCTGGCCGAACAGCGCATC TTGGATGAGGACCGCCGGCAGTTTGACTCGGCCTGGCAGGAGATGCTCAACCACGCCACGCAGCAG GTGATGGAGGCGGAGCTCGAGAAGGCCCGAAGCGAGGTGGCGCACAAGGAGACGGCGGACAATCACACGGCGGCCAACGCTCGTCTGAAGCAGCTGGAGAAGAAACTCAAACGCACCATCAACAAGTCAAA GCCTTACTTTGAGATGAAGGCCAAGTTCTACCTGCAGCTGGAG AACCTGAAGAAGACGGTGGACGAGCGTCAGGCCGAGCTGTCACAAGCCAAGGCCGCGTACAAGGCGGCCCTCGGGAACCTGGAGGCCATCTCGGACGAGATCCACGAGCGGCGTCGCAGCTCGGTCATGGGCCCGCGGGGACGGGGCGTCGGCGCGGAGGGCGACGGCCTCGGCGGTGCCGGGGACCAATCGTCCGATGGCATTTCCG TGATGTCGGTGTGTTTCGACGACGACGCGTGCGGCGTTGGCAGCGTGGCGTCCGAGGAAGACTCTGAGACGCGTTCCACGTGCAGTCTCGGTTCTTCTCCCAGCAGCCCGCAGGAGTTCCGGTCGCCGTGTTCCTTcgccacctcctcctcttcctaccgcgcctcctcctcctccgcctgtCCGTCACCGACTCcgtcgtcctcctcttcctcctcctcgcctcCCTCCAGGCCCTGCAGCCTGGACCTGCCCGGCTCCGTCTCTCTGTCGGACTTCGGCCTCATCTCGCCCGTGCTGGGGCCTCGCAGCGATTGCAGCGGGGCTTCGTCGCCCGAGTGCGACCTGGAGAGAG GCGAGCGGGCGGAAGGCGCCGAGGTGACGCTGGACAACGGGCCGGCCGCCATCAGCAACAACCAGAACAACAACGGCCGTGTGACGGCCGCCACCAAGAGGGGCTTCAACCTGGAGGCTCGCTTCAGCTTCCTCAACCTGCGACGCCAACGCAGCGACGCCAACAACACGGACAACTTTTCCCAGAAGGCCGTAGTGGTCAAAGGACTGTGA